A single region of the Pelecanus crispus isolate bPelCri1 chromosome 10, bPelCri1.pri, whole genome shotgun sequence genome encodes:
- the LOC104029913 gene encoding cytochrome P450 2H1 isoform X2, producing the protein MELLGMTTIFLLVCISCLLLFATWRSISQKEKQPPGPITLPIVGNILQLNPWNLPESLKKLSKKYGPVFTIYLGQQKIVVLYGYDAVKEALIDQADDFSGRGNLPLLKKFFQDTGILTSNGETWKQLRRFALATLRDFGMGKKSIRERIQEEAHFLVERIRNTHEQPFDPGNFLVHAASNIICSIIFGDRFDYEDKKFLILIELLDANNKLQNSVQTQLYNFFPTVMEYLPGPHQQMMKNIEKVNQFTFEIIAKHQETLDPTCPRDFIDAFLNKMEQEKGNGHSEFTIETLSRTTLDLFLAGTGTTGITLRHGLRILQKYPEIVEKIQKEIDCVIGRDRSPCMADRSQMPYTDAVVHEIQRFIDFLPLNVPHAVMKDTKFRDYFIPKDTMILPALTSVLHDSKEFPNPEKFDPGHFLNANGTFKKSDYFMPFSTGKRICVGEGLARMEIFIFLTAILQNFTLKPVVDHKDIDISPLVSTLANMPRPYEVSFLPR; encoded by the exons ATGGAGCTCCTGGGAATGACCACTATTTTCTTGCTGGTCTGCATCTCATGCCTTCTTCTCTTTGCCACATGGAGAAGCATATCGCAAAAAGAGAAGCAGCCTCCTGGTCCCATCACTCTCCCCATTGTTGGAAACATACTCCAGCTGAACCCATGGAACTTGCCGGAAAGCTTGAAGAAG CTCAGCAAGAAGTATGGTCCTGTCTTCACGATATATTTAGGCCAACAAAAGATTGTGGTGCTGTATGGCTATGATGCTGTAAAAGAAGCTCTGATTGATCAGGCAGATGATTTCAGCGGAAGAGGCAATCTACCACTGCTTAAAAAATTCTTCCAAGACACAG GCATTTTGACCAGCAATGGGGAGACCTGGAAGCAGCTCCGACGATTTGCACTCGCCACCCTGCGGGATTTtgggatggggaagaagagCATCAGGGAGCGAATCCAGGAGGAAGCTCATTTTCTGGTGGAGAGGATCAGGAACACACATG AGCAACCCTTCGACCCTGGCAACTTCCTAGTCCACGCTGCTTCCAACATCATCTGCTCCATTATCTTTGGGGATCGGTTTGACTATGAGGACAAgaaatttctaattttaattgAGTTGCTAGATGCAAACAACAAGCTCCAGAACTCTGTACAAACACAG ctatACAATTTCTTCCCAACTGTCATGGAGTATTTACCTGGGCCTCATCAacaaatgatgaaaaatattgaaaaagttAATCAATTTACTTTCGAAATCATAGCGAAACACCAGGAAACCCTGGATCCCACTTGTCCTCGAGATTTCATTGATGCTTTTCTTAACAAAATGGAACAG GAGAAAGGGAATGGTCACTCAGAATTCACCATTGAGACCTTGAGCAGAACCACGCTTGACTTGTTCCTTGCAGGAACAGGGACCACCGGCATCACACTGAGACATGGACTTCGGATTCTCCAGAAATACCCAGAGATAGTAG AGAAAATTCAAAAGGAGATTGACTGTGTGATTGGCCGAGACCGAAGCCCCTGCATGGCAGATCGGAGCCAGATGCCTTACACAGATGCTGTGGTCCATGAAATCCAGCGATTCATTGATTTCCTTCCACTTAATGTCCCACATGCTGTGATGAAAGACACCAAGTTCAGAGACTATTTTATCCCCAAG GACACTATGATACTCCCTGCGCTGACTTCTGTCCTACATGATAGCAAGGAATTTCCAAATCCAGAAAAATTTGACCCAGGACATTTCCTGAATGCAAATGGTACCTTTAAAAAGAGTGACTACTTCATGCCATTTTCTACAG GAAAACGCATCTGTGTAGGAGAAGGTCTGGCACGGATGGagatattcatatttttaacagcCATCCTGCAGAACTTTACTTTGAAACCTGTTGTGGATCACAAGGACATTGACATTTCCCCATTAGTCAGTACTCTGGCAAACATGCCCCGACCTTATGAGGTCTCTTTTCTTCCACGTTAG
- the LOC104029913 gene encoding cytochrome P450 2H1 isoform X3 has protein sequence MELLGMTTIFLLVCISCLLLFATWRSISQKEKQPPGPITLPIVGNILQLNPWNLPESLKKLSKKYGPVFTIYLGQQKIVVLYGYDAVKEALIDQADDFSGRGNLPLLKKFFQDTGILTSNGETWKQLRRFALATLRDFGMGKKSIRERIQEEAHFLVERIRNTHEQPFDPGNFLVHAASNIICSIIFGDRFDYEDKKFLILIELLDANNKLQNSVQTQEKGNGHSEFTIETLSRTTLDLFLAGTGTTGITLRHGLRILQKYPEIVEKIQKEIDCVIGRDRSPCMADRSQMPYTDAVVHEIQRFIDFLPLNVPHAVMKDTKFRDYFIPKDTMILPALTSVLHDSKEFPNPEKFDPGHFLNANGTFKKSDYFMPFSTGKRICVGEGLARMEIFIFLTAILQNFTLKPVVDHKDIDISPLVSTLANMPRPYEVSFLPR, from the exons ATGGAGCTCCTGGGAATGACCACTATTTTCTTGCTGGTCTGCATCTCATGCCTTCTTCTCTTTGCCACATGGAGAAGCATATCGCAAAAAGAGAAGCAGCCTCCTGGTCCCATCACTCTCCCCATTGTTGGAAACATACTCCAGCTGAACCCATGGAACTTGCCGGAAAGCTTGAAGAAG CTCAGCAAGAAGTATGGTCCTGTCTTCACGATATATTTAGGCCAACAAAAGATTGTGGTGCTGTATGGCTATGATGCTGTAAAAGAAGCTCTGATTGATCAGGCAGATGATTTCAGCGGAAGAGGCAATCTACCACTGCTTAAAAAATTCTTCCAAGACACAG GCATTTTGACCAGCAATGGGGAGACCTGGAAGCAGCTCCGACGATTTGCACTCGCCACCCTGCGGGATTTtgggatggggaagaagagCATCAGGGAGCGAATCCAGGAGGAAGCTCATTTTCTGGTGGAGAGGATCAGGAACACACATG AGCAACCCTTCGACCCTGGCAACTTCCTAGTCCACGCTGCTTCCAACATCATCTGCTCCATTATCTTTGGGGATCGGTTTGACTATGAGGACAAgaaatttctaattttaattgAGTTGCTAGATGCAAACAACAAGCTCCAGAACTCTGTACAAACACAG GAGAAAGGGAATGGTCACTCAGAATTCACCATTGAGACCTTGAGCAGAACCACGCTTGACTTGTTCCTTGCAGGAACAGGGACCACCGGCATCACACTGAGACATGGACTTCGGATTCTCCAGAAATACCCAGAGATAGTAG AGAAAATTCAAAAGGAGATTGACTGTGTGATTGGCCGAGACCGAAGCCCCTGCATGGCAGATCGGAGCCAGATGCCTTACACAGATGCTGTGGTCCATGAAATCCAGCGATTCATTGATTTCCTTCCACTTAATGTCCCACATGCTGTGATGAAAGACACCAAGTTCAGAGACTATTTTATCCCCAAG GACACTATGATACTCCCTGCGCTGACTTCTGTCCTACATGATAGCAAGGAATTTCCAAATCCAGAAAAATTTGACCCAGGACATTTCCTGAATGCAAATGGTACCTTTAAAAAGAGTGACTACTTCATGCCATTTTCTACAG GAAAACGCATCTGTGTAGGAGAAGGTCTGGCACGGATGGagatattcatatttttaacagcCATCCTGCAGAACTTTACTTTGAAACCTGTTGTGGATCACAAGGACATTGACATTTCCCCATTAGTCAGTACTCTGGCAAACATGCCCCGACCTTATGAGGTCTCTTTTCTTCCACGTTAG
- the LOC104029913 gene encoding cytochrome P450 2H1 isoform X1 yields the protein MELLGMTTIFLLVCISCLLLFATWRSISQKEKQPPGPITLPIVGNILQLNPWNLPESLKKLSKKYGPVFTIYLGQQKIVVLYGYDAVKEALIDQADDFSGRGNLPLLKKFFQDTGILTSNGETWKQLRRFALATLRDFGMGKKSIRERIQEEAHFLVERIRNTHEQPFDPGNFLVHAASNIICSIIFGDRFDYEDKKFLILIELLDANNKLQNSVQTQVCTNFFPTVMEYLPGPHQQMMKNIEKVNQFTFEIIAKHQETLDPTCPRDFIDAFLNKMEQEKGNGHSEFTIETLSRTTLDLFLAGTGTTGITLRHGLRILQKYPEIVEKIQKEIDCVIGRDRSPCMADRSQMPYTDAVVHEIQRFIDFLPLNVPHAVMKDTKFRDYFIPKDTMILPALTSVLHDSKEFPNPEKFDPGHFLNANGTFKKSDYFMPFSTGKRICVGEGLARMEIFIFLTAILQNFTLKPVVDHKDIDISPLVSTLANMPRPYEVSFLPR from the exons ATGGAGCTCCTGGGAATGACCACTATTTTCTTGCTGGTCTGCATCTCATGCCTTCTTCTCTTTGCCACATGGAGAAGCATATCGCAAAAAGAGAAGCAGCCTCCTGGTCCCATCACTCTCCCCATTGTTGGAAACATACTCCAGCTGAACCCATGGAACTTGCCGGAAAGCTTGAAGAAG CTCAGCAAGAAGTATGGTCCTGTCTTCACGATATATTTAGGCCAACAAAAGATTGTGGTGCTGTATGGCTATGATGCTGTAAAAGAAGCTCTGATTGATCAGGCAGATGATTTCAGCGGAAGAGGCAATCTACCACTGCTTAAAAAATTCTTCCAAGACACAG GCATTTTGACCAGCAATGGGGAGACCTGGAAGCAGCTCCGACGATTTGCACTCGCCACCCTGCGGGATTTtgggatggggaagaagagCATCAGGGAGCGAATCCAGGAGGAAGCTCATTTTCTGGTGGAGAGGATCAGGAACACACATG AGCAACCCTTCGACCCTGGCAACTTCCTAGTCCACGCTGCTTCCAACATCATCTGCTCCATTATCTTTGGGGATCGGTTTGACTATGAGGACAAgaaatttctaattttaattgAGTTGCTAGATGCAAACAACAAGCTCCAGAACTCTGTACAAACACAGGTGTGTACA AATTTCTTCCCAACTGTCATGGAGTATTTACCTGGGCCTCATCAacaaatgatgaaaaatattgaaaaagttAATCAATTTACTTTCGAAATCATAGCGAAACACCAGGAAACCCTGGATCCCACTTGTCCTCGAGATTTCATTGATGCTTTTCTTAACAAAATGGAACAG GAGAAAGGGAATGGTCACTCAGAATTCACCATTGAGACCTTGAGCAGAACCACGCTTGACTTGTTCCTTGCAGGAACAGGGACCACCGGCATCACACTGAGACATGGACTTCGGATTCTCCAGAAATACCCAGAGATAGTAG AGAAAATTCAAAAGGAGATTGACTGTGTGATTGGCCGAGACCGAAGCCCCTGCATGGCAGATCGGAGCCAGATGCCTTACACAGATGCTGTGGTCCATGAAATCCAGCGATTCATTGATTTCCTTCCACTTAATGTCCCACATGCTGTGATGAAAGACACCAAGTTCAGAGACTATTTTATCCCCAAG GACACTATGATACTCCCTGCGCTGACTTCTGTCCTACATGATAGCAAGGAATTTCCAAATCCAGAAAAATTTGACCCAGGACATTTCCTGAATGCAAATGGTACCTTTAAAAAGAGTGACTACTTCATGCCATTTTCTACAG GAAAACGCATCTGTGTAGGAGAAGGTCTGGCACGGATGGagatattcatatttttaacagcCATCCTGCAGAACTTTACTTTGAAACCTGTTGTGGATCACAAGGACATTGACATTTCCCCATTAGTCAGTACTCTGGCAAACATGCCCCGACCTTATGAGGTCTCTTTTCTTCCACGTTAG